The sequence CCCAGATTATTTCTGACTCCTCTTGGTGCATCTTCTTCCGTTTCTGGTAATAAAAAACGCTGCGGTAAAGGAAGAGTTTGTTTCTGTTTCCCACTGTTGAGATCAAAGCGACGGACAAAGGGATTAATTCCTTGTTTCGTATTCCCTTCACTAGAAATAAAAACTGTATTCCCAGGGGCTAAAGCAATTCCTTCGGCATCAATGTCACCATTTGGGAAACTTTTTCCTGCTTCTGTCTGGAGAAACGTCACATCTTTGAGATTAACATCTGCAATTTGTGGTGTTGTTCCTTGGAGCTTTAAATCAATATCCAGGGTATAAAATCGTGCTGGGGCTTTTTGGCTACGATCATCCGAAACTGCATAAAATAAGTTTTGTTTCTGATCATACGTCATTCCAGATAAGCCACCCACTGCTGTTTTCTGAAATGTTTTTTGAGGCAATTCATAGGCATCTAAGAAGTCAACTGAAATTTCAGGAAAAAGTCGGTCTTGTGCTTGCACTTGGGAAGAGTTACTGCAAGCCGTTAAACTCATTAAGACAAATAATAAAACAAAAAAACGGAATATCATCTGATACGAAAGAAATAGATTAAGGTAGTATGTTTGATTAAATCGAAAAGCAGAATGAGTCACTTAAAATCTTTATCCTTGCCCAAATCAGGATTGTTTCCACACCATAAAAATTGGCTATAGAAGGCTTCCATCAGTCTGATCTGAATAATTAATCAGCAAAGTTTAATCTATTTTCAGATCGAACTCAGCTTTTTCTCAGTTAACTGGGACACGCTAATGAGTGACGACATGAAACCGAAATTGACTTAGCAATTATAATGACTCAACAAAATTCTAACCTGAAAAAATCTTTACTTGTCCTTTTGGCAACGGTCAGCGTGAGTGGACTTAGCCTTGGCTTTGCTTCAGAAGCACACAGCACTTTCTCCAGTCGCGAAGAACAAACGATCGCGCAAGCCAACTCTTCCACTCAACTAAAGGCAATTGATATGAGTGGTCTTCCCAATGGCTTTAGTAAACAGGAATGGATGCAAGCCAGTGGGAATGCAATGGTAACCAATGTGAATAATGACTCTTATACGATCAAAGTTGAAGCAACGGGTTTAGTTCCCCATGGTTTATATACAGTTTGGTGGATGAAAGAAGAAGGGGGTGGCAATGTCGCTGGACCTGCGGGAGGACTACCGTATAATGATGTTAGAGCCGCTCGCGATGGTCATTTAACAACTGTTATTGAAATTCCGAATAAGAATAATGATTATGAAATGATGGCGATGGCTTATCATTCTGATAATCAAACCCATGGTTATCATCCAGGAAAAAATGGGGTTAATTCCTTCGGTCACTTAATGGGGGAATTTTTGAAACCTAATAATTAATTATCTATAGCACTTCCCAATCTCATGAGGTACATTCTAAATTTTGGTTCTTTGTTCTTTGTTCTTCGTTCTTTGTTGGTTGTTAATCAATGAACCATGAACCATGAACATCCGCCGACTCGCATTACGTACCTCAACCAACTAGGAAACGCTATAGCCGTTCTCATTCGTAAAAACTTGATTAAGTGACATCTCCCGATCTCCCCACAGGCGAGTTGATTTCAAAAGAATGAAACGACCCTGGGGGATAGGGGGGAAGAGGGAAGTTGTGGATCAAAAACCAGAGCAGATTGCTATATATTCGATTTTAAAATTACACAAATAACGATATGAGTAGAGTCAAAGCCATTAAAACAACACCGAAAATCGTACACAAATAAGCGTATCTCAAAAGAGTGTACTTATCTTTTAGCACCATACCTGCTTGGTATAAATCAGTAATTAGAATTGACCTTGCGGAGTAATTATCATCCATATTTTCCACTAAAAAATCAACGATATCTTGTCGTTTAAATTGGCTAAAGTTACCAAAAAAAAGAGGATTAGCTAACTCTTCAACTGACTGAGTTTTGGGACGCTTCGTTTGTCTTGGGAAAATGACCAGTAAAGCAAGAAAAGCAGCGACGGTTTCGACAATGACAAAACCAGCAAGAGGAATGGTTAACCATTGATTCAATCCAGTAATAAAATGAACACGAGTAAAGAAAATCGTAAAAACAACCGAAATAATTCCAATTAAAATATTAGCTTTCTGGTCGGCTAGCATGATCAGTTGGGTTTGATTTTGACAGACTGTTCTGATGGTGTAAATAACATCATGATCATCATGCTTGCTCAGTTTTAGATCATTTTCCCTAGCGTCATTTACCTCTTGCTCTGGCATTCCTTATTCTCCTTAACGGAAATCATGAATTATTTGAGCTCATCAATGCTCAATTGCTTCTATTTAACAACAAGCTACCCTTAATGTCCAGTTATCTTTCAAGTGCTACAAGATTTTTGAATGATCTGTAATATGAACTTAAAAAATCCCCTTTCCACTCTGAGGGTGTGGGGATTTTTAATTAGAGATCAACATTATTTTTTAAGGCACTGAATCAGTTGCTGTTTGAACTGTTGTTTGTCCTTGAGATCGGGTAAGCACCACGACCCAACAAGCAACCATAGCGACAGCAAGAATGATGACATAAGGTAAGAACATTTCTAGTCCAAATCCTTCCGCAACATTACCAGCGAGCCAAGGGAAAAGGGCTTTTCCTAAACTGCTTAAACTGGCGATAAAGCTAATTGATCCCATCAGCAGATGAGCAGGAACAACATTGGAGAGAAATGCAAAGCCAGTGGGTAAAATGGGGCCCAAGCAAAATCCAGTTAAGAGCAAACCAAAGCCACTGGTTAGACTTAAAGTAATCAAGTGAAAGATAAATAGCCCGCAGACAACACCAATTAAGCACGTATTGATAATTCCTTTACTGCCTAATTTATTGGCTAGGGGTGCAATCGCCACTCGTCCGACGGTCAATCCTAACCAATAACCACTGACTAGCCAACCCGCTAACTCAGTATTTTCCTGGCGATACTCAGTGAGAAAACTATAACTCCAATGACCGAGACTAATTTCTGTACCGGCATAGAAGAGTAAAAAGAATGCAAATAGCCAAACCAAACGAAATTTTAAGGGGCTTTCTGGTGAGGTATTTTCTGCACAAGTTTCAGTTTCAACTTGTTCTTGATCGGCTTGAGTAAAGATGCCTCGAATACTGATTAATAGTGCTAGACTAACGCTACCTAATACCCAATAGATGACATTCCAACTCCAATCAGCAGCTAACAGTTGTGAAGCCAGAAAAGGGCTGAGTAAAGCTCCCACGCCATAGAAAGCATGAAGATAGTTGAGAAGGGCGGTTTTATTCGGTAGCTTGGCTAAATGAGCATTTAAAGCAGCTTCGAGAATCGCAGCCCCAAAGCCCAGTAACAAAGGAACACCAAGGAGAATATAAAGTGGAGGTTGACAGCAAAAGATTAAGATACCACAGAGAAAGCTCATTTTCCCGAGCAAGAGAAACTTGACGTTCCCTAATTTTCGGGAAAGAAAGCTACTGTTTAAAGCAGCAATCAGATAACCGACCGAACCCGCGAGAAAGGCACAGCTAAGGGTGGTTTTATCTACTTGGTAATAATTGCCCCAACGAGGAAGCAAAATGCCGATAACAGCATCATTCGCCCCAATCAGAATGAAACTGAGAAAAGCAAAACCAATTTGTAGTTTCACCCGCCAACTGCTGATCACGACATCAGGTGGATTTTGTAACGTTTCGTTAAGCTCATTCTCATTTTCTAAGTGGCTTATCGTATCCTGATTGTAGTTTGGGACAGCTAGGAGTTCTTTTTCGAGAGTTGTCTCTGATGAGAGTTGGGATGGGGGATCTAGCTCAGCAGCGGTCATGTAACAGTGTCCTTAATATTATTATGGAATGTAAAGTCTCCACACATTCTAGGATCTGTATGCCTTGACTGTCTCGTTTTTGAGCAAGATAATTAATAAGTTTTTTTCAAGTCAGCCTCTAAATTTCATTGAGAGAATTTAAGGGATTTTAATAGCCTGTTGCCATTTCAATTAATGGCTGTTCTGCAGGATCATTGGGGTTGCTTACCCCTTGCCGTAGCTTGCTTTCACGACAATAACAGTAAGGTTTTTGATGTGGCTTTCTTCTCAATCTAGTGAGTGAAAGTGTACAGTGATCAGATTTTGGCAAGGGGGCTAATTAGGATGAGATTAACCGATCAACAAGGAACTGGATCGAAACATGGCTCACGAAAACAGCACCAGTCCGATCGCGCAAATCGGCAAAAACTCCCTGCCTTTGGACAATTGGCGTTTCCAGTTGACCGCCAGAGGAAAAACAGCATTATCAGTTTTTCTAGGGATTGTCATAAACTAACGAGTATGAGCGAATGCAGATAAATATAGAAGAGGACTTATGGAGAACGCCCAACTTTGGCAACGCTATCAAGACTGGCTCTATTACGACCCAGACTTAAACTTTTATCTAGATATTAGTCGGATGCGCTTCTCGGATCAGTTGGTGGAGGAGATGCAACCCCAGTTTCAAAAAGCCTTTCAGGATCTGGCAGATTTAGAAGCGGGCGCGATCGCGAATCCAGATGAAGACCGCATGGTGGGTCACTATTGGCTACGCAACCCCGATCTCGCCCCCAATGCAGAATTGAAAGCGGAAATTACCGAGACCCTAGAAAAAATTAAAACCTTTTCCGCACAGGTTCACAGTGGTTATATCCATCCCCCCCAAGAAACCCGCTTTACAGATGTCATTTCCGTTGGCATTGGTGGATCAGCATTGGGACCGCAGTTTGTATCTCAAGCCCTTGCGCCATTGGAGGCTACCTTAAACTTACATTTTATTGATAACACGGATCCGGCTGGGATTGATCATCTTTTAGACCAAATGCGCGATCGGCTTGCAACAACCCTTGTTCTTGTCATTTCCAAGTCTGGGGGAACACCAGAAACTCGCAATGGGATGGTGGAAGTGAAAGCAGCTTACCAAGCGCAAAACCTTGATTTTGGGTCTCATGCTGTCGCCATTACGGGAAAAGGGTCAAAACTGGAACAAATGGCAACAACAGAAGGTTGGATCACAACCTTTCCGATGCACGACTGGGTGGGGGGACGCACCTCGGAAATGTCTGCTGTGGGGTTAGTCCCAGCAGCATTACAAGGGATTGATATCGATGCCATGCTGGAAGGGGCAAAAGCAATGGATACCCTCACTCGCAAGCCAGAACTCAAAACAAACCCAGCAGCACTATTAAGTTTAGCCTGGTATGCCGTGGGTAACGGGAAGGGAGAAAAAGATATGGTTGTCCTTCCTTATAAGGATAGCCTCAGTCTCTTTTCTCGCTACTTGCAGCAGTTAGTGATGGAGTCGCTAGGGAAAGAGAAAGACTTAGATGGCAATACCGTTTATCAAGGAATTGCGGTTTATGGGAATAAAGGCAGTACCGACCAACACGCTTATGTGCAACAGTTACGAGAAGGAGTCCCCAACTTTTTTGCCACGTTTATTGAAGTCTTGAAAGACCGTGAGGGAACATCCCCAGAAGTGGAAGCGGGCGCAACCGCAGGTGATTTTCTCTCTGGGTTACTGCAAGGAACACGCCTCGCTTTGTATGAAAATCATCGGGATTCCATTACGATTACAGTTGATGAGGTCACACCGCGTACCATTGGCGCATTAATTGCCTTGTATGAACGCGCTGTGGGATTATATGCTTCTCTGGTTAATATCAACGCTTACCACCAACCAGGGGTAGAAGCTGGGAAAAAAGCAGCAGCCTCTGTTTTAGATCTACAGCGTGATGTCGTTGCGGTGTTACAAGCAGAAAGCGGGTCACTGTCTTTGTCTGAAATTGCTGAAAAAGTCAATGCTGAGGAAAAAGTGGAAGTGATCTATAAAATTATTCGCCATCTCCATAGCAATGGACGGGGGGTAAAAGTGGAAGGAAACTGGGGACAACCCAGTAGCTTGAAAGTGTCTGTTTAATCTGTTTTTTGTCTGTTCGGTGATGTTATACCGCTTTGTAGGGTAGGCATTACCATTAAATCACGGGTTTAAAGCCCCTCCCTTTAGGGAGTTCTTGTGTTAATATAGGAAAACGCTGGAAAGGTATTCAACCAGTCTAAAAACCTTGATCTCTCGCCGAGATTAAACCAATCAACAATAAGTTTTGATTGTCTAAAAGTACCCAATTGCCTTGGGGAACTGCCTCGTGCATAGGAAACGACTGGGGAGACTCCCACCTCTGTTGATTCAGGGAAACTTAAATCAGTAAGTGGTGTCGCTGAACCAGTAATTCGGAATCTGTGAAGACCGAAGAATCACCGTCCTTCTAGGGCGGTGAGTATGTCAACCACCCTACAACCTCATCATGAGGATATTAAAAAAGCGGTCACCTGTTACGATGACCGCTTTCGTGTTTAATGTCAGAGAAAATTACGCGATCGCTGCCATTTTCACTTCATTTTCATTGAGCATCCGTTGTAATTCTTCCGCATCAACAGTTTCACGCTCAATCAACGCTTGGGCTAACTCATCTAAGATATGACGGTTAGACACCAGCACATCTTTACAACGACGATAGGCTTGTTCCACTAAGTTACGAACTTCCTCATCAATCGCTGCTGCGGTTTCATCAGAGAAATCGCGATCCGAGGCAATATCACGTCCCATAAATACGTTACCATTTTGACGACCTAACGCCACCGGACCCAAACGATCACTCATTCCTAAGCTAGTCACCATTTGACGGGCAACTCGCGCCACTTGCTGCAGGTCATTAGAAGCCCCTGTGGTCACTTCATCATCACCAAAGATAATTTCTTCCGCAATACGACCACCTAGCGCGACAGCCATTTGGTTTTGCAGATAAGAACGAGAATAGAGTCCAGAGTCTAAGCGTTCTTCACTGGGGGTAAACCAAGTTAAACCACCCGCAGCGCCACGGGGAATAATGCTGATTTTCTGGACTGGATCATAGTCGGGCATTAACGCACCCACTAAAGCGTGACCCGCTTCGTGATAAGCCACTAATGCTTTGCGTTTTTCGCTCATGACGCGATCTTTCTTCTCAGGACCAGCGAGAACGCGATCAATGGCATCATTGACCTCATCCATGGAGATTTCAGTGAGGCTGCGACGGGCTGCTAAAATCGCTGCTTCGTTGAGTAAGTTTTCTAAGTCAGCACCAGTAAAGCCAGGAGTCCGACGGGCAATTTTTTCTAAGTCCACATCTTTGGCTAAGGTTTTACCACGAGCGTGAACCTGCATGATTTCTAAACGTCCTGCATAATCGGGGCGATCCACCACAATTTGACGGTCGAAACGACCTGGACGCATTAACGCTTGGTCTAAGACATCAGGACGGTTTGTCGCAGCAATAATGATAATGCCAGTATTGCTTTCAAAGCCATCCATTTCGGTGAGTAACTGGTTGAGGGTTTGTTCCCGTTCATCGTTACCACCACCTAAGCCAGCACCGCGCTGACGACCAACAGCATCAATTTCATCAATGAAGATGATGCAAGGCGCGTTCGATTTGGCTTGTTCAAATAGGTCACGGACGCGAGATGCGCCAACCCCGACGAACATTTCCACAAATTCAGAACCAGAGATGGAGAAGAAAGGAACACCTGCTTCCCCAGCCACAGCACGGGCTAAGAGCGTTTTACCTGTTCCAGGTGGGCCCACTAGTAATGCACCTTTTGGAATTTTTGCACCGACATCAGTGAAGCGTTCTGCATTTTTCAGAAAATCTACAAGCTCAGTTAACTCTAACTTGGCTTGTTCAATTCCCGCGACATCGTTAAAGGTGACGTTGGTTTGGGGTTCCATTTGCACTTTCGCTTTGGATTTCCCAAAGTTCATCGCTTGCGAACCGGGACCGCCTTGCGCCCGACGCAGTAAGAAGAATAATCCCACTAACAAGAGAATGGGGAAGAAGAGGCTGCTGAGAGCGCGGAATAAGAAACCGTCATCACTTTCGGGTTGCACGGAAATATCAACGTTATTCTCCGTGAGAATATCAATTAATTGTGGGTCGTTGGGTAAAGTAACTTGGACTTGTTGACCATCTTGTGCGGTTGCGATGGCTTTCGAGCGATCGCTGTTGAGGCGAACACTTTCCACATTACCGTTTTCCACCCGATTAACAAATTCACTATAACGCCACGTAGCTTGCGTTTGTGGCTCTTGATCTAAGAACGCAGTCGCCAGAGCAATCACTACAATCGCCAGTAGTGCATAAAGCCCAGCATTGCGCCATTTTTTATTATTATTTTTGTTATTCACGCTTAACCTCCAAGGTTGACACGATACGAGGTGCGACTCTATTTCCTTATTATGGATGGGGAATATGAACGCGCCATTATTATCTGCTCGGTATATTAATTTATGTTAACGTTTCTGAGAGGTTCTTGACAGGGGTTGACAACCGATATTTTGTTTGATTTTTATCCTAATCATTCTAAAGATGGAGAGGCAGTTGGGAGAAGAGGGTTAACCTCTGGTGATCATGAAGATTCCAATAACTAATAACTAATAATCATTATAGAAGTCGCCGTAAAACCAATCCGCTTTAGCCCTTGGATATAAGGCGAGTCAAGCGAAAGGGTTCGATACCTTGAGCTTGACATACTAGACCTATTTGTGCTACATTAATTTCAGCTAATTCAACCAGCTTAAACCATGATTGTCATTGAGTACAAGGTCAAAGCCAAGAAAACTCAATATATTGCCATTGACGAAGCAATTCGGACAACTCAGTTCATCCGAAACAAAGCCCTTCGTTACTGGGAAGACAATCATGGTGCGACTAAATATGATCTGAATAAGCAGTGCAAACTCCTCGCTGAAGAGTTTGAATGGGCGAAAAGGCTCAACTCTCAAGCAAGGCAGTCTGCTGCAGAAAGAGCATGGTCAGCAATTAGTCGCTTCTTTGACAATTGCAAGAAGAAAGTAACTGGGAAGAAAGGATATCCCAAATACCAAAAAAATAACCGATCCGTTGAATACAAAACAACTGGTTGGAAGCTCGACCCTAACACCAAAAAGCACATCACGTTCACTGATGGTAATGGTATTGGTCGAGTTAAATTAATCGGGAGTCGGGATATCTATTTCTACTCGAAACAGCAGATTAGACGAGTGCGGTTAGTTAGACGGGCTGACGGCTACTACTGTCAGTTCTGCATTAACGTTAATGTAACTGAAGATGTTGAGCCAACTCAGCAAGCCATTGGACTTGACATGGGGTTAACCGACTTCTACACAGACAGCAAAGGGCATAAACAACCCAATCCTCGCTTCTTCCGTAAAGGAGAGGAGGAGTTGAAACGCTCTCAGCGTCGTCTATCTCGAAAACAAAAAGGCTCATCTAATCGCAAAAAAGCAAGACAGAAACTAGCCAAGAAACACCTGAGAATAAGTAGGCAACGCCGAGAACACGCAAGGAGAATTGCGCGTTGCGTCGTGTTGTCTAACGACTTCATCGCCTACGAAGACTTGCAGGTTAAGAACTTGGTCAAAAATCATAACCTTGCTAAATCCATATCTGATGTTGGTTGGTATCAGTTCCGAGTCGGGTTAGAGTATTTCGCTCAGAAGTTCGGGAAGGTGACGGTAGCCGTCCCGCCTCACTATACCAGTCAGGAATGTTCTAGCTGTGGGCGTGTGGTTAAGAAATCTCTATCAACCCGCACTCACACCTGTAAATGTGGGTGTCAACTAGATAGGGATGAAAACGCAGCTATCAACATCTTAAAGAAGGGATTACGTACCTCGGGGCACGAGGGAACTTACGCTTGGGGAGATGAAGCCTCTACTTTGGTAGGACTTGTCCTGTCAAAGCAAGCATCGTCGCAGAACCAAGAATCCAACGCGCTTTAAGCCGTTGGAGTGTCAAACGCCTTGCTCTAATTCCCCTGCTTCGTCCGATTGGATGTGCTGCTGGTTAGAGTCGGTGGGTAAACGTTTAATATCCTGATTTGATCCGACAACGATCATTTGCGATCCTTTCACTAGCCTATAGTTGGGAGTGGGATTAATTTCAAATTTTTCCCCATATTTCACAGCGATGACATTTAAGCCGTAGCGATTTCTTAATTCCAACTCGGCTAAAGTGCGTCCGTCAAAGGCTGCGGGAATTTGGATATCAACAATACTGTGTTCGGGATCGAGCTCAAATTTCTCTAAAATCGCTGGTTGGGCGAGGGCGTGGGCGAGTTCATATCCCGCATCTCTTTCTGGAAAGACAACGCGATCAGCACCAACTCGCTTCAAAAGTTTACCATGAATATGAGAAGACGCTTTTGCCACCACATACTTCACCCCATTTTCTTTGACGTTGAGAGTGGTGATAATGCTTTCTTGCACATAATCGCCAATGGCAATAATCACGACATCAAATTCAAAGATTCCTGCTTCTTTCAGGGCTGCTGGTTCTGTTGAATCTAACTCAATGGCATGAGAGACAATTTTATCAGTTAAAGCCTGATTGACTAATTTTTCATCGCGATCGCTGCCTAAAACCTCACAGCCTAATTTTCGCAGTTCTCGACAAACAGCTTGACCAAACCGCCCTAACCCGATTACAGCAAATTCTTGCGGTTGATGGCGAAGTTGATTGAATATTTTTAATGATGCTTTAATATCCACGGTTTTGTGATTCGTTCTTTGTTATTTGTTGAGACGTTCCATGGAACGTCTTTACATTATTAGTTATTTGTTCTTTGTTCTCCCCCTCTCCCTCTCTTCCCGATCTTAAATTATCCCACTAACAAGTTTTCTTCTGGATACTGAATTGCACTGGGTCGAGATTCTCGGACTAACGTATTAATAACAATTAAAACACCGACTCTACCAATATACATCGTGACCACAATAATCAGTTTTCCTAAAGGAGATAAACTACTGGTAATTCCTGTTGAAAGTCCAACAGTGGCAAAAGCAGAACACACTTCAAAGAAAATTTGAATAAAGCTCAATGCGGGGTCAGTAATGGCGATTAATGCTGTCACTAAGCTGAGTAATGTCACTGAAGCACATAAGACCCCTAATGCTTTTAGAATTAAGTTAACAGGGACACGGCGTTTATAAATAATGACATCGGTTTTTCCTTGTAATGTGGAAATCGTCCCATTAATTAAAATCCGTAGGGTGGTTGTTTTTAATCCGCCACCCGTTCCACTGGGGCTTGCGCCAATGACCATAAAGGCAATGGTAATAAATAATCCTGCATCGGTCATTGTTTCAAGGGGAACGGTGTTAAACCCTGCTGTGCGCGTTGTTACTGATTGAAACCATGCTCCCAGTAAACGGTCTTTGAAAGAAAAATAACCAAAAATATTATTATTACTAAAATCAGTAAAGAAAAACGCAATCGTTCCTAAAATGAGGAGAATAATGGTGGTATCTATAACAATTTTAGAGTTGAGAGAGAAATCAAATGCTTCTGCATTTTTTCGTAGGATAAGCTGATTAAATTGTTGTCTAATCCAGAGAAAGATTTCAAAAATTGCCTGATATCCTAAGCCCCCAAAAATTACTAAAAATGGAATGATAATATTCATGGAAATTGAAGATTGATAGTCCATTAAGCTATTGCTAAATAAACTAAAGCCAGCATTATTCCAAGCGCTGATACTATGAAAGAGAGCTAACCAAGTGGGATTGGGTTGATCAGAAAATAAGGGAAGTAAGAAAAAGAAGCCAGTAAGTTCAAAAAGGAGGGTGGTTGCCACAATAGAAATGAGGAGGTTTGTACTTCCTTGGAGAAAGGGACGATCAAAGGATTCTTGAATGGCAACTTTTTGACGAAAATCGAACTTTTTACGAATCAAAAATAAGAGGAAGGTATTGGTGGTCATATACCCTAATCCTCCCACTTGAATTAATAATAGAATGGTCAGTTGTCCCCAAAAGGAAAAATAAGTTCCCGTATCCACGACGGCTAAACCCGTTACACAAACGGCAGAGGTCGCTGTAAATAATGCAGTAATGGGATCATTCCAACTGCCATCCGCAGTCGTAAAAGGTAAGATTAATAATAATGTTCCGATTAAAATAACGGCGATAAAACCAAGACAGATGGTTCGGGCGATACTCATTATAATTCGTTATTTGTTATTCATCTTAAAATAAGAAACTAAGAATGGAAATTAATAATATTTTCATAAACAGGGACATAACTATAGCACTTCCCAATCTCATGAGGTACATTCTAAATTTTGGTTCTTTGTTCTTTGTTCTTCGTTCTTTGTTGGTTGTTAATCAATGAACCACGAACCATGAACCATGAACATCCACCGACTCGCATTACGTACCTCAACCAACTAGGAAACGCTATATATTAAAATACAGGTTGATTGTTAGATGTTAAACATTTATGGACACGATCAAAATTGAGAATATCCGTTGCTATGGTTATACTGGTTTTTTGCCCGAAGAACAAGTGTTAGGACAATGGTTTGAGGTGAGTTTAACGCTCGGGGTTGATTTATCTCTTGCGGGAGACAGTGACGAGATTAGGCACACTTTAGATTACCGAAGCGCGATCGCGCAAGTCAAACAAATTATTGAAACGGAAAAATTTGCTTTAATTGAAAAACTCGCCCACGCGATCGCGCAAGCCATTTTACAATTGGATTTAGTGCAACAGGTGTGTGTGGAACTCTCGAAACCCGCCCCTCCCATTCCTAACTTTGGCGGGAAAATCACAGTCACTATTACTCGTGAAAAGACTTAAATCCATGTCCACTTAAACTCGGAAATCGCTCCCCAGTTGCGTCATCATCCTCTGCTTCCTCGGT comes from Halothece sp. PCC 7418 and encodes:
- a CDS encoding RNA-guided endonuclease TnpB family protein; its protein translation is MIVIEYKVKAKKTQYIAIDEAIRTTQFIRNKALRYWEDNHGATKYDLNKQCKLLAEEFEWAKRLNSQARQSAAERAWSAISRFFDNCKKKVTGKKGYPKYQKNNRSVEYKTTGWKLDPNTKKHITFTDGNGIGRVKLIGSRDIYFYSKQQIRRVRLVRRADGYYCQFCINVNVTEDVEPTQQAIGLDMGLTDFYTDSKGHKQPNPRFFRKGEEELKRSQRRLSRKQKGSSNRKKARQKLAKKHLRISRQRREHARRIARCVVLSNDFIAYEDLQVKNLVKNHNLAKSISDVGWYQFRVGLEYFAQKFGKVTVAVPPHYTSQECSSCGRVVKKSLSTRTHTCKCGCQLDRDENAAINILKKGLRTSGHEGTYAWGDEASTLVGLVLSKQASSQNQESNAL
- a CDS encoding TrkH family potassium uptake protein, translating into MSIARTICLGFIAVILIGTLLLILPFTTADGSWNDPITALFTATSAVCVTGLAVVDTGTYFSFWGQLTILLLIQVGGLGYMTTNTFLLFLIRKKFDFRQKVAIQESFDRPFLQGSTNLLISIVATTLLFELTGFFFLLPLFSDQPNPTWLALFHSISAWNNAGFSLFSNSLMDYQSSISMNIIIPFLVIFGGLGYQAIFEIFLWIRQQFNQLILRKNAEAFDFSLNSKIVIDTTIILLILGTIAFFFTDFSNNNIFGYFSFKDRLLGAWFQSVTTRTAGFNTVPLETMTDAGLFITIAFMVIGASPSGTGGGLKTTTLRILINGTISTLQGKTDVIIYKRRVPVNLILKALGVLCASVTLLSLVTALIAITDPALSFIQIFFEVCSAFATVGLSTGITSSLSPLGKLIIVVTMYIGRVGVLIVINTLVRESRPSAIQYPEENLLVG
- a CDS encoding glucose-6-phosphate isomerase yields the protein MENAQLWQRYQDWLYYDPDLNFYLDISRMRFSDQLVEEMQPQFQKAFQDLADLEAGAIANPDEDRMVGHYWLRNPDLAPNAELKAEITETLEKIKTFSAQVHSGYIHPPQETRFTDVISVGIGGSALGPQFVSQALAPLEATLNLHFIDNTDPAGIDHLLDQMRDRLATTLVLVISKSGGTPETRNGMVEVKAAYQAQNLDFGSHAVAITGKGSKLEQMATTEGWITTFPMHDWVGGRTSEMSAVGLVPAALQGIDIDAMLEGAKAMDTLTRKPELKTNPAALLSLAWYAVGNGKGEKDMVVLPYKDSLSLFSRYLQQLVMESLGKEKDLDGNTVYQGIAVYGNKGSTDQHAYVQQLREGVPNFFATFIEVLKDREGTSPEVEAGATAGDFLSGLLQGTRLALYENHRDSITITVDEVTPRTIGALIALYERAVGLYASLVNINAYHQPGVEAGKKAAASVLDLQRDVVAVLQAESGSLSLSEIAEKVNAEEKVEVIYKIIRHLHSNGRGVKVEGNWGQPSSLKVSV
- the ftsH3 gene encoding ATP-dependent zinc metalloprotease FtsH3; the protein is MNNKNNNKKWRNAGLYALLAIVVIALATAFLDQEPQTQATWRYSEFVNRVENGNVESVRLNSDRSKAIATAQDGQQVQVTLPNDPQLIDILTENNVDISVQPESDDGFLFRALSSLFFPILLLVGLFFLLRRAQGGPGSQAMNFGKSKAKVQMEPQTNVTFNDVAGIEQAKLELTELVDFLKNAERFTDVGAKIPKGALLVGPPGTGKTLLARAVAGEAGVPFFSISGSEFVEMFVGVGASRVRDLFEQAKSNAPCIIFIDEIDAVGRQRGAGLGGGNDEREQTLNQLLTEMDGFESNTGIIIIAATNRPDVLDQALMRPGRFDRQIVVDRPDYAGRLEIMQVHARGKTLAKDVDLEKIARRTPGFTGADLENLLNEAAILAARRSLTEISMDEVNDAIDRVLAGPEKKDRVMSEKRKALVAYHEAGHALVGALMPDYDPVQKISIIPRGAAGGLTWFTPSEERLDSGLYSRSYLQNQMAVALGGRIAEEIIFGDDEVTTGASNDLQQVARVARQMVTSLGMSDRLGPVALGRQNGNVFMGRDIASDRDFSDETAAAIDEEVRNLVEQAYRRCKDVLVSNRHILDELAQALIERETVDAEELQRMLNENEVKMAAIA
- a CDS encoding Pycsar system effector family protein, producing MPEQEVNDARENDLKLSKHDDHDVIYTIRTVCQNQTQLIMLADQKANILIGIISVVFTIFFTRVHFITGLNQWLTIPLAGFVIVETVAAFLALLVIFPRQTKRPKTQSVEELANPLFFGNFSQFKRQDIVDFLVENMDDNYSARSILITDLYQAGMVLKDKYTLLRYAYLCTIFGVVLMALTLLISLFV
- a CDS encoding sugar MFS transporter; amino-acid sequence: MTAAELDPPSQLSSETTLEKELLAVPNYNQDTISHLENENELNETLQNPPDVVISSWRVKLQIGFAFLSFILIGANDAVIGILLPRWGNYYQVDKTTLSCAFLAGSVGYLIAALNSSFLSRKLGNVKFLLLGKMSFLCGILIFCCQPPLYILLGVPLLLGFGAAILEAALNAHLAKLPNKTALLNYLHAFYGVGALLSPFLASQLLAADWSWNVIYWVLGSVSLALLISIRGIFTQADQEQVETETCAENTSPESPLKFRLVWLFAFFLLFYAGTEISLGHWSYSFLTEYRQENTELAGWLVSGYWLGLTVGRVAIAPLANKLGSKGIINTCLIGVVCGLFIFHLITLSLTSGFGLLLTGFCLGPILPTGFAFLSNVVPAHLLMGSISFIASLSSLGKALFPWLAGNVAEGFGLEMFLPYVIILAVAMVACWVVVLTRSQGQTTVQTATDSVP
- a CDS encoding TrkA family potassium uptake protein produces the protein MDIKASLKIFNQLRHQPQEFAVIGLGRFGQAVCRELRKLGCEVLGSDRDEKLVNQALTDKIVSHAIELDSTEPAALKEAGIFEFDVVIIAIGDYVQESIITTLNVKENGVKYVVAKASSHIHGKLLKRVGADRVVFPERDAGYELAHALAQPAILEKFELDPEHSIVDIQIPAAFDGRTLAELELRNRYGLNVIAVKYGEKFEINPTPNYRLVKGSQMIVVGSNQDIKRLPTDSNQQHIQSDEAGELEQGV